From Penaeus monodon isolate SGIC_2016 unplaced genomic scaffold, NSTDA_Pmon_1 PmonScaffold_3146, whole genome shotgun sequence, a single genomic window includes:
- the LOC119570557 gene encoding shematrin-like protein 1, which produces MKIILVVLLAAAVAAEQKREAEPHYGYAGYYGFPYYSYGYNYGVPAHAHAIGKREAEPHYGHYAGYGYTRGYLYAPHAHSYVHTHGIGKREAEADPEPHYGVYGPGLYRPYGFGFYGSYRYGY; this is translated from the exons ATGAAGATCATT CTTGTAGTTCTGTTGGCTGCCGCAGTGGcagcagagcagaagagggaagCTGAGCCCCACTATGGCTACGCTGGATACTACGGCTTCCCCTACTACTCATACGGCTATAACTATGGAGTCCCTGCTCATGCACATGCTATAGGCAAACGTGAAGCCGAACCGCATTACGGACATTATGCAGGCTACGGTTATACGCGTGGATACCTATATGCCCCACACGCTCACTCCTACGTCCATACCCACGGCATCGGTAAGAGGGAGGCTGAGGCCGATCCTGAGCCTCATTATGGAGTCTATGGTCCTGGCCTTTATCGCCCTTATGGCTTTGGCTTCTATGGATCTTATCGTTACGGATACTAA